Below is a window of Corynebacterium kalinowskii DNA.
CCGTCCCCGTCCCCAGTCGCCTCCGTCGAGCGGGCGCTGCTGTCAGCAGAAGTCGTGTCACGGGAGACCGCTGAGATTATCGCGGACATCTATGATGCGGAAGCTGCTCGCGGCGAACTGGCAACCTATGATCCGACGTCGCTCCGCGCCGACCGCTTCGGCCTGCAGCGATCCGCTGTGCGTGTCGACGCCATGGAGGCATCCGCCGCTACCGAGAATCCTGGCGCTTTTACACCTGGAAAGCCGTTGCAGCCCGGCATGGAGTTCGTGGTGAGCCCGGACATAGCAGTTGATCCGGACGAGGTCATTTCCAGCGGCATCGCTGCGGGGCTCACCTACAACGAGAAGATCACGCGTCAGACAAGTTTGCTGGTGTGTAACCGCACGTCAGTACTCCGTGGCAAGGCGATGCACGCCGACCGGAAGGGCATCCCATTGGTTTCCGACGCGGACTTCCTCGCGCTCTGCAAATAATCCCCCGGCATACGACTAGAATCTTCTGCATGAAACTTCCCGCTCCACTCGCGCGTATGCGCACTGGTTTCGCAGTGCTCGCTGCTAACGCTGCTACCAAGGCATCTCAGGCCACCGGCCGGGGCGCTGGCGGCATGATCGGAGGCCTGATCGCGAATGCTATTGACCCGACCATCATGGAGCAGCTGGGGGCATCCCGCCCGGTGGCGCTGGTGACCGGAACGAACGGTAAGTCCACCACGACTCGCATGCTGGTCGGCGCGCTTCGCACTAAGTACAAGGTCGCCACTAATGATGGCGGCGACAACATGGATGCCGGCATTATCGCGGCTCTTATGAAGGGCAAGTCTGCCACCCACATTGCACTCGAGTGCGATGAGCTGCACGTTCCTGCGGTCGCCGATCGACTGCGACCTAGTGTGCTGGTTCTACTAAACCTCACTCGCGATCAGTTGGACCGCGTTGGCGAGATCAACAAGATCGAACGAGTGCTGCGCGGGGCCGTCGAGAAGCACCCCGAGATGACGGTGATCGCGAACTGCGACGACGTCATCGTAACCTCCGTAGCCTTTGACGCCCCGGACGTCGTATGGGTGTCCGCGGGTGCCGGATGGACGGGTGACTCCGTCAGCTGCCCACGCACCGGCGGCCACATTATTCGAGACGGCGAGGACTGGTACGCGGCGAAGCCATTGCAGGATGGCCGCGAGTTCCGCCGCCCAACCCCGACCTGGTCGATCACCCCAGAGGGCATTGACCACGAGGGGCTGCACGAGCTGGACCTGAAACTCCCCGGACGCGCAAACCGCGGCAACGCCACCCAAGCGATCGCTGCGGCAGTGGCCATGGAAGTACCCCTGTCCGATGCGCTGCACGCGACCGAGCAGGTGGACAACGTGGCCGGCCGCTACTCCACCATCCGCTTTGAGCAGTGGGATGTGCACATGATCCTGGCCAAGAACCCAGCCGGCTGGCAAGAAGCGCTGTCCATGGTGGATCGCACCGCCGACGGGCTCGTCATAGCCGTCAACGGCCAGGTAGCCGACGGTGAGGATCTCTCTTGGCTGTGGGACGTGTCCTTTGAAGACTGCAAGGATTCCTTCGTCCACGCCGCCGGCGAGCGCGGCACCGACCTAGCCGTGCGTCTGACGTATGCGTCTATTCCTCATGATCTGCACCAAGATCCCGTGGACGCCATCCGCGCCTGTGCGCCTGGACGAGTGGAAGTCCTGGCCAATTACACCGCATTCCGCGATCTGAAGAAGGCATTGTCATGATCACTATCGGCCTCATTCTTCCCGACGTCCTGGGCACCTACGGCGATGACGGCAATGCTCTGGTCCTGCGCCAGCGCGCCCGCATGCGTGGCCTCGACGCCGAGATCGTCCGCATTGGCCTTGGCGAACCCGTGCCGTCCACTTTTGATGTGTACTGCCTCGGCGGCGGCGAAGACACCGCCCAGATCCTCGCGGCTGAACACCTGATTGCCGACGGTGGCCTCCAGCGCGCGGCTTCCGCTGGCCGCCCAATCCTCGCCATCTGTGCCGGTCTTCAGGTGCTTGGCGAATCCTTCCAAGCTTCCGGACGCACTGTGCAGGGCGTCGGCCTTATCGACGCCACCACTGCCCCACTTACTCAGCGCGCCATCGGCGAAGTGGTCACCACTCCTCGGATTGAGGGATTGACGCAGCCTCTGACCGGTTTTGAGAACCATATGGGCGCCACCGTGCTAGGCGACGATGCGTCTCCACTGGGCTCAGTCACGAGGGGTGTTGGCAACTCCTCCGATGGTACTTCGGAGGGCGCTGTCCAGGGCTCCGTCATTGCGACCTACATGCACGGCCCTGTGCTGGCACGTAACCCAGAGCTCGCAGACCTGCTGCTCACGCGGGCGACCGGGCTTGCTTTGGAACCGTTGGAGTTGCCTGAGGTGGAGCAGCTGCGGAAGGAACGGTTGAGCTAGTCATTTACATGTAGTTTTTGCGCACCAAATCCATACGTGTATATCCAAATTGTAAATGCTCCGTAGGCGAAAAATTGCGTCACATCGGTGAGAAATGCAAAAAACGACCGTGCGTTGATTTGGTCGTGGAATACTACGGTCATGGCCCACATTGTGGACACTGCGAAAAACCAATTCCGAATGCCTTGGGTAATCGGGTATCTCTTATCACGATGACGCCGAGGATAAACACGGATATTGGGAACAAGACCTGGGATCGGCGTCAGGGTGTGTCTGCAACAGCGTAATTGACGACAGCTTCGCTGCTGTTGATGAACTCAGAAAAGCAGACGACAGTGGCGATGATCGCGACCAGGATGAATGCACCTGTCAGTTTGGGATGCTGGCGTCGAAATATCCCCATCACGTAGGCAAATGCCACCAGGTAGACAATGGAGCTGATGACGCGGATTGATTTTGGATGCATCCCTTTTGCCATGAGGAAAACGCCTAGTGCCACGGCGAAGAAATAGCAAACCATCCAAAGCACTGCTTGTCGGGCGTACTTTTGTTCGACTTGCTTAATCTTCTGGAACGTGTCACCGTTCTCAGTAACTGTATGTCTCTTTTCGGGTAATGGAAGCTGAGCTCGCTGCTTCCACATGACGATTGTGGGAGTATTTTACTCAACGTGTCTCGGATGGCACCTTGAGTTGGAACGCGAATGTTGCGTTCTGTAAAAGCTTGAGCCCCAAACCACTGTGTTCACTGGTTTGGGGCTCAAGCTTTTAAGGAGTTACACCTTAGTTTTCGTCGGCCTTACGACGACGAATCAGTGCGAATCCGAGCAGCGCAATTAGCGCGGCGGCAATGGAGATGCCGATAACGTTTGCGCCAGTCTTAGCTAGAACTCCGCCCTTAGGCTGCACACCCTTTTGTGGACCCTTGTTCATGCTGTCAACACCGTCATTTGGCTTAGTCGTTGGTGCTGGCTGTGGAACAGAGGTCGCAGGAGCAGGTGGCACTGGATCAGAGGAGCCAGAGGATCCGGAAGAACCTGGTACCAGCGGAATCAGCGGGATGAGTGGAATCAGCGGTACCCATGGCGGGATACCCGGCTTGCTGTGCGCGTTTGCAGGGTTGTCATCCTTGACCGGCGGGATTGGGTGCCCCTTTTCATCCACTGCCGTCGAGCCATCCGGATTAGCCGGAGTACCTTCGACCGTACCGACGTTCGTGTGCTGCTCGCCTTCCTTTGGAGCTGGATAGGTGGCGGTACACGTCATGGAGGCACCTGGCTCGAGTTCCGTCTTCGGGCAGGAGATCTTGTCTGCCGCGATGACGTTGTCGGTCACCTTAATGTCCTTCAGCTTTGCCAGTCCAGTGTTTGTTACCTGGAAGTGCACTGTCATGTCAGAGCCTGGTTCCACTGCAACACCTGGAGCGGTGTCGGCGTCGTCGCCGTTGATCAGCTTCACGATGCGCACTGCAGGAACCACAGCGTTTGCCGGATCGTGGTCTACCACTGCCGGAGGCTCCTCTGGGTCTGGGCCCGGAGTCGTGGTCTCCGTAGGGCCAGGCTCGCCTGGCACCGTGGTTCCAGGAACCGTGGTGCCTGGGACCGTGGTGCCTGGCTCGGTGGTTTCCGGAACCGTCGTACCAGGAATGG
It encodes the following:
- a CDS encoding MurT ligase domain-containing protein, with protein sequence MKLPAPLARMRTGFAVLAANAATKASQATGRGAGGMIGGLIANAIDPTIMEQLGASRPVALVTGTNGKSTTTRMLVGALRTKYKVATNDGGDNMDAGIIAALMKGKSATHIALECDELHVPAVADRLRPSVLVLLNLTRDQLDRVGEINKIERVLRGAVEKHPEMTVIANCDDVIVTSVAFDAPDVVWVSAGAGWTGDSVSCPRTGGHIIRDGEDWYAAKPLQDGREFRRPTPTWSITPEGIDHEGLHELDLKLPGRANRGNATQAIAAAVAMEVPLSDALHATEQVDNVAGRYSTIRFEQWDVHMILAKNPAGWQEALSMVDRTADGLVIAVNGQVADGEDLSWLWDVSFEDCKDSFVHAAGERGTDLAVRLTYASIPHDLHQDPVDAIRACAPGRVEVLANYTAFRDLKKALS
- a CDS encoding type 1 glutamine amidotransferase, which gives rise to MVMITIGLILPDVLGTYGDDGNALVLRQRARMRGLDAEIVRIGLGEPVPSTFDVYCLGGGEDTAQILAAEHLIADGGLQRAASAGRPILAICAGLQVLGESFQASGRTVQGVGLIDATTAPLTQRAIGEVVTTPRIEGLTQPLTGFENHMGATVLGDDASPLGSVTRGVGNSSDGTSEGAVQGSVIATYMHGPVLARNPELADLLLTRATGLALEPLELPEVEQLRKERLS